The Mytilus galloprovincialis chromosome 7, xbMytGall1.hap1.1, whole genome shotgun sequence genome has a window encoding:
- the LOC143081651 gene encoding uncharacterized protein LOC143081651: MNFRLQLCFCTILIFVIHAVKSVPLSLDNSLRKKREAVPSVKAVNVDLEDGLRKKREAVPSVKAVNVDLEDGLRKKREAVPSVKAVNVDLEDGLRKKREAVPSVKAVNVDLEDGLRKKREAVPSVKAVNVDLEDGLRKKREAVPSVKAVNVDLENGLRKKREAIPSVKAVNVDLEDGLRKKREAVPSVKAVNVDLEDGLRKKREAVPSVKAVNVDLEDGLRKKREAVPSVKAVNVYLEDGLRKKRETVPSVKAVNVDLEDGL, from the exons ATGAATTTCAGATTACAGCTCtgtttttgtacaattttaattt TTGTTATACATGCTGTGAAATCTGTTCCACTGAGTCTAGACAATAGTTTAAGGAAAAAACGGGAAGCTGTACCATCAGTAAAAGCCGTCAACGTCGATTTAGAAGATGGTTTGAGAAAGAAACGTGAAGCTGTACCGTCTGTCAAAGCCGTCAACGTTGATTTAGAAGATGGTTTAAGAAAGAAACGTGAAGCTGTACCGTCTGTCAAAGCCGTCAACGTCGACCTTGAAGATGGTTTGAGAAAGAAACGTGAAGCTGTTCCGTCAGTCAAAGCCGTCAACGTCGACTTAGAAGATGGCTTGAGAAAGAAACGTGAAGCTGTACCGTCTGTCAAAGCCGTCAACGTCGATTTAGAAGATGGTTTGAGAAAGAAACGTGAAGCTGTACCGTCAGTCAAAGCCGTCAACGTCGACTTAGAAAATGGTTTGAGAAAGAAACGTGAAGCTATACCGTCAGTCAAAGCCGTCAACGTCGATTTGGAAGATGGTCTTAGAAAGAAACGTGAAGCTGTACCATCAGTAAAAGCCGTCAACGTCGATTTGGAAGATGGTTTGAGAAAAAAACGTGAAGCTGTACCGTCTGTCAAAGCCGTCAACGTCGACTTAGAAGATGGTTTGAGAAAGAAACGTGAAGCTGTGCCATCTGTCAAAGCCGTCAATGTCTATTTAGAAGATGGTTTGAGAAAGAAACGTGAAACTGTACCGTCAGTCAAAGCCGTCAACGTCGATTTAGAAGATGGTCTGTGA